In one Fodinicola acaciae genomic region, the following are encoded:
- a CDS encoding transglutaminaseTgpA domain-containing protein, translated as MPGMSALSWQLRRTVVVAVAVMLSALALGPIFASLWGWLLPVLGAVAVVAAFAALSRSIRIPVWLQPVFVLVGLLLYALIALVRDGNWFGVIPTLESLKMLAYHASNGVSDIVAQTTPAQTTAGLVLLTAIGVGVVAMVADVAAVTMRKPALAGLPMLALYAIPVSVTGSGLPWPLFVIGAAGYLWLISTDHRDRIRGWGRMMRPARQSSLDGRSDEVSSTPIGAAGRRIGLIGIAVAVLIPLVLPTLPGANLPALLGGAGWNGPGTTNATLINPIADLKGRLNQTNNNELLKVTTTENQPHQSLRLTTLDVFSDRTGWQSSKRTVNASSRVNSDMPVRDLGPDLPKHTVTSTVQIVDLTDSPYLPIYPNPRSIDVDGDWRYDAEAGSVVNPSGGHTGDDRDYKLTNIVPDVLSSDSIADVKAALRNAPELPSTSPVMRAYTGHVKPIPMVQQIVNQTIKGKKTWYDKAYALQKYFGPENGFKYSTQTKDGNSGDDLVNFLNNKEGFCVQYAAAMAYMARLAGLPSRVAIGFTIGTSLGQHTYSIRAHDAHAWVEVYFSGVGWVTFDPTPPDANTNRLALPWTQPDPDNSPTGGTTPDAQPTPSASAAGPANSQGHALEDPYDQDGAGGSLDTGPPAYVWWLLGVAVAILLVMLLPAVVRARTRRRRMARARGGTPVEAAHAGWDEILDTATDLQYPLDVTETPRGTAERLSSEAGFDDAGVAAIDLLASAEERARYAAAADAPAGVDTAAATVGRQLRRAVSKRRRWRATLLPSSAIARMSERSSRWSEAMAERVWRIRRAFGHVLPGRG; from the coding sequence ATGCCCGGCATGTCCGCGCTGTCCTGGCAGCTGCGCCGTACGGTCGTGGTCGCCGTCGCGGTGATGCTCTCAGCGCTCGCGCTCGGTCCGATCTTCGCCTCGCTGTGGGGTTGGTTGCTGCCGGTGCTCGGCGCGGTCGCGGTCGTCGCCGCCTTCGCCGCGCTGTCCCGGTCGATCCGCATACCGGTGTGGCTGCAGCCGGTGTTCGTGCTCGTCGGCCTGCTGCTGTACGCGCTGATCGCGCTGGTCCGCGACGGCAACTGGTTCGGCGTCATCCCGACCCTCGAGTCGCTGAAGATGCTCGCGTACCACGCCAGCAACGGCGTCAGCGACATCGTCGCGCAGACCACGCCGGCGCAGACCACGGCTGGCCTGGTGCTGCTGACGGCGATCGGCGTCGGGGTCGTCGCGATGGTGGCCGATGTCGCCGCCGTGACGATGCGCAAGCCGGCGCTGGCCGGCCTGCCGATGCTGGCGCTCTACGCCATCCCGGTCTCGGTCACCGGCTCCGGCCTGCCGTGGCCGCTGTTCGTGATCGGCGCGGCCGGCTATCTGTGGCTCATCTCGACCGACCACCGCGACCGGATCCGCGGCTGGGGACGGATGATGCGGCCGGCCCGCCAGTCGAGCCTGGACGGCCGCTCCGACGAGGTGTCCAGTACGCCGATCGGCGCCGCCGGCCGGCGTATCGGCCTGATCGGCATCGCGGTCGCGGTGCTGATCCCGCTCGTCCTGCCGACGCTGCCCGGCGCCAACCTGCCGGCGCTGCTCGGCGGAGCCGGCTGGAACGGCCCCGGCACCACCAACGCCACGCTGATCAACCCGATCGCGGACCTGAAAGGCCGGCTCAACCAGACCAACAACAACGAGCTGCTGAAGGTCACCACGACCGAGAACCAGCCGCACCAGTCGCTGCGGCTGACCACGCTCGACGTGTTCAGCGACCGCACCGGCTGGCAGTCCAGCAAGCGTACGGTCAACGCCTCGAGCAGGGTCAACAGCGACATGCCGGTGCGCGACCTCGGTCCGGACCTCCCCAAGCACACGGTGACCAGCACGGTCCAGATCGTGGACCTGACCGACTCGCCGTATCTGCCGATCTATCCCAACCCCAGGTCGATCGACGTCGACGGTGACTGGCGCTATGACGCCGAGGCCGGCTCGGTGGTCAACCCGTCCGGTGGTCACACCGGCGACGACCGCGACTACAAGCTGACCAACATCGTCCCGGACGTGCTCTCCTCGGACTCGATCGCCGACGTCAAGGCGGCGCTGCGCAACGCTCCGGAGCTGCCGAGCACCAGTCCGGTCATGCGTGCCTACACCGGACACGTGAAGCCGATCCCGATGGTCCAGCAGATCGTGAACCAGACGATCAAGGGCAAGAAGACCTGGTACGACAAGGCGTACGCGCTGCAGAAGTACTTCGGCCCGGAGAACGGCTTCAAGTACAGCACGCAGACCAAGGACGGCAACTCCGGCGACGACCTGGTCAACTTCCTCAACAACAAGGAAGGCTTCTGCGTCCAGTACGCGGCCGCGATGGCCTACATGGCGCGGCTGGCCGGCCTGCCGTCCCGGGTCGCCATCGGCTTCACCATCGGCACCTCGCTTGGCCAGCACACGTACTCGATCCGCGCGCACGACGCCCACGCCTGGGTGGAGGTCTACTTCAGCGGCGTCGGCTGGGTGACCTTCGACCCGACCCCGCCGGACGCCAACACCAACCGGCTGGCGCTGCCGTGGACGCAGCCGGACCCGGACAATTCGCCGACCGGCGGCACCACGCCCGACGCGCAGCCCACCCCGAGCGCGTCGGCGGCCGGTCCGGCCAACAGCCAGGGCCACGCGCTGGAGGACCCGTACGACCAGGACGGCGCCGGCGGTTCGCTGGACACTGGACCACCGGCGTACGTCTGGTGGCTGCTCGGCGTCGCGGTCGCGATCCTGCTGGTCATGCTGCTGCCGGCGGTCGTACGCGCGCGTACGCGCCGGCGGCGGATGGCACGAGCTCGCGGCGGCACGCCCGTGGAGGCGGCGCACGCCGGCTGGGACGAGATCCTGGACACCGCGACCGACCTGCAATATCCGTTGGACGTCACGGAAACTCCACGTGGTACGGCGGAGCGGCTGAGCTCGGAGGCGGGCTTCGACGACGCCGGTGTGGCGGCGATCGACCTGCTGGCCAGCGCTGAGGAACGCGCTCGCTATGCTGCCGCGGCCGATGCGCCGGCCGGGGTCGACACGGCCGCCGCCACGGTCGGCCGCCAACTCCGGCGCGCGGTTTCCAAGCGCCGCCGCTGGCGCGCCACGCTCCTCCCCTCGTCCGCGATCGCGCGGATGTCGGAGCGCAGCTCGCGCTGGAGCGAGGCGATGGCGGAGCGAGTGTGGCGGATCAGGCGCGCGTTCGGTCACGTCCTGCCGGGACGCGGCTAA
- a CDS encoding glycosyltransferase family 39 protein: protein MSRALDEETALTDQTEATGDTTGPSPATRIWSGRIHNILVALVVLAGICGAVRVWLSDRGLWNDELYIAINVRDLSIRGLFGPLQYYQIAPPGWLVGEKAFLRVLGDSEQALRLPALIGTVAAIVLAVVAARRAAGPWATLVTAALVVFSPLTMTYAGELKQYSIEAAVALALILAADTYASDDRAGIPRWRRAVGWMVVGVVGGLLSYTALLVVTGLVVSVVGFLLIRRRRPELWVFLLASVPVLAVCITLVVRRLLLPQLSNQFSFFQTGVPPAHSGVPQIIGWLPRMWGGFIGQATLGWTLAPLVLLLVVGGLVALVLRGRLLWAAMLALVPLAAIGAAAVHGFPVEGRVALYLLAPIAILIAACVDGTIRGAAYVFRALKGGELPDRWWSRTRPVAATIAVVLAVAAVVSVGGTAVAAAPAAVSGVGEVVQPFYRDRGRDVVRDVAGRLKPGDVVLFYQFSKPLAAWYGRQLKMPIVGLAQMGPQDASCKPDTVAKSLTGASRVWYVHGARLSTHPNDYHERVLAVLTKSGTVVTSKSFGPPRATLILPGWTLLDLKAGPAKQPVTVPPNPKFACLSVIPLK, encoded by the coding sequence ATGTCACGCGCGCTCGACGAGGAGACCGCTCTGACCGACCAGACCGAGGCCACCGGCGACACCACCGGACCGTCGCCGGCGACACGCATCTGGAGTGGCCGGATCCACAACATCCTGGTCGCTTTGGTGGTGTTGGCGGGCATCTGCGGCGCCGTCCGGGTCTGGCTGAGCGACCGCGGACTGTGGAACGACGAGCTCTACATCGCCATCAACGTGCGTGACCTGTCGATCCGCGGCCTGTTCGGGCCGCTGCAGTACTACCAGATCGCGCCGCCTGGCTGGCTGGTCGGCGAGAAGGCCTTTCTCAGGGTCCTCGGTGACAGCGAGCAGGCGCTGCGGCTGCCGGCCTTGATCGGTACGGTCGCCGCGATCGTGCTCGCCGTGGTGGCCGCTCGCCGCGCGGCCGGTCCGTGGGCCACGCTGGTGACCGCGGCGCTGGTCGTCTTCTCGCCGCTCACGATGACCTACGCCGGTGAGCTCAAGCAGTATTCGATCGAGGCGGCCGTCGCGCTGGCGCTGATCCTGGCCGCTGACACGTACGCCTCCGACGATCGGGCCGGCATCCCCCGGTGGCGGCGCGCGGTCGGCTGGATGGTCGTCGGTGTGGTCGGCGGGCTGCTCAGCTACACGGCGTTGTTGGTGGTCACCGGCCTGGTCGTCAGCGTCGTCGGCTTTCTGCTGATCCGCCGCCGGCGGCCGGAGCTGTGGGTCTTCCTGCTGGCCAGCGTGCCGGTGCTGGCGGTGTGCATCACGCTGGTCGTACGCCGGCTGCTGCTGCCGCAGCTGTCCAACCAGTTCAGCTTCTTCCAGACCGGCGTGCCGCCGGCACATTCCGGCGTACCGCAGATCATCGGCTGGTTGCCGCGGATGTGGGGCGGCTTCATCGGCCAGGCCACGCTCGGTTGGACGCTCGCTCCACTGGTGTTGCTGCTGGTCGTCGGTGGTCTGGTTGCGCTGGTGCTGCGTGGCCGGCTGCTGTGGGCCGCGATGCTGGCGCTGGTGCCGCTGGCCGCGATCGGCGCCGCCGCCGTGCACGGCTTTCCGGTCGAAGGCCGGGTGGCGCTCTATCTGCTGGCGCCGATCGCGATCCTGATCGCGGCTTGCGTGGACGGCACGATACGCGGCGCCGCGTACGTTTTCCGCGCACTCAAAGGTGGCGAGCTGCCGGACCGCTGGTGGTCGCGTACGCGGCCGGTCGCCGCCACGATCGCTGTGGTGCTGGCGGTCGCCGCTGTGGTTTCTGTCGGTGGCACGGCGGTGGCCGCCGCACCGGCCGCCGTGAGCGGCGTCGGCGAGGTCGTCCAACCGTTCTATCGCGACAGGGGTCGTGACGTGGTGCGCGACGTTGCCGGCCGCCTGAAGCCGGGCGACGTGGTGCTCTTCTACCAGTTCAGCAAGCCGCTGGCCGCCTGGTATGGCCGGCAGCTGAAGATGCCGATCGTCGGGCTCGCCCAGATGGGGCCGCAGGACGCCAGCTGCAAGCCGGACACGGTGGCGAAGTCGCTGACCGGTGCCTCACGCGTCTGGTACGTGCACGGCGCGCGGCTCTCGACACATCCAAACGACTACCACGAGCGCGTACTCGCGGTGCTCACCAAGTCGGGCACCGTCGTCACCTCGAAGAGCTTCGGACCGCCGCGCGCCACGCTCATCCTGCCTGGCTGGACGCTTCTCGATCTGAAGGCCGGCCCAGCCAAGCAGCCGGTGACCGTACCACCCAACCCGAAGTTCGCCTGCCTGAGCGTCATTCCGCTGAAGTAG
- a CDS encoding DUF3040 domain-containing protein: MPLSEHEQHLLEQIERALVAEDPKFASTVRAADPRHHVRRRVVLASIVAVVGLALVCVGVVFGKPDVLGVPVIAAVGFFAMFGGLVFGLSAYRHRQLEAVPSGESGEGGATTRRRSSIVDRLEDRFRRRSNRWSGE, encoded by the coding sequence GTGCCGCTCTCCGAGCATGAACAGCATCTGCTCGAGCAGATCGAGCGTGCGCTGGTTGCTGAAGACCCCAAGTTCGCCTCGACCGTACGCGCCGCCGATCCGCGCCATCACGTCCGCCGCCGCGTCGTACTGGCGAGCATCGTCGCCGTCGTCGGACTGGCGCTGGTGTGCGTCGGCGTCGTCTTCGGCAAGCCCGACGTCCTCGGCGTGCCGGTGATCGCCGCGGTCGGTTTCTTCGCCATGTTCGGTGGCCTGGTGTTCGGCCTCAGCGCCTACCGGCACCGCCAACTGGAGGCCGTCCCGAGCGGCGAGTCCGGTGAGGGCGGCGCCACCACCCGCCGCCGCTCCTCGATCGTGGACCGGCTGGAGGACCGCTTCCGCCGCCGCTCGAACCGCTGGAGCGGCGAGTAG
- a CDS encoding AAA family ATPase → MTHGMLDEFEPRLGQTAAQNGHPVGHAAVGHANLGHSAGAVVATHNDLAEAAQRIVRNIEKVISGKTSTVRLALAVLLAEGHLLIEDVPGVGKTMLAKAMARSIDCSVRRIQFTPDLLPTDVTGVNVYNQETHDFEFRPGAVFANLVVGDEINRASPKTQSALLECMEEHQVTVDSTTYQLQSPFMVVATQNPIEMEGTYPLPEAQRDRFTARIAMGYPAPDAEMAMLDQHGTTDPLATLGAVSDAAQIRAMIDVVRRTHVSDPVKQYAVELVASTRQHPDLRLGASPRATLHLLRTARAAAALVGREYVLPDDVQTLATPVLAHRLLPSSEAQSHRRTAEQIVHDLLRRVPVPTARAH, encoded by the coding sequence GTGACTCACGGCATGCTCGACGAGTTCGAGCCCCGGCTGGGCCAGACAGCCGCACAGAACGGTCACCCGGTCGGCCACGCGGCGGTCGGACACGCCAATCTCGGCCACTCGGCCGGCGCGGTCGTGGCGACGCACAACGACCTCGCCGAGGCGGCGCAGCGGATCGTACGCAACATCGAGAAGGTCATCTCCGGCAAGACCTCGACGGTCCGGCTGGCGCTGGCCGTGCTGCTCGCCGAAGGCCACCTGCTCATCGAGGACGTGCCCGGCGTCGGCAAGACGATGCTGGCCAAGGCGATGGCGCGGTCGATCGACTGCTCGGTACGCCGCATCCAGTTCACCCCCGACCTGCTGCCGACCGACGTGACCGGCGTGAACGTCTACAACCAGGAGACGCACGACTTCGAGTTCCGGCCCGGCGCGGTGTTCGCCAACCTGGTCGTCGGCGACGAGATCAACCGTGCCTCGCCCAAGACGCAGTCGGCGCTGCTGGAGTGCATGGAGGAGCACCAGGTCACCGTCGACTCCACGACCTACCAGCTGCAGAGCCCCTTCATGGTGGTCGCGACACAGAACCCGATCGAGATGGAAGGCACCTATCCCCTTCCGGAGGCGCAGCGCGACCGGTTCACCGCGCGGATCGCGATGGGCTATCCGGCGCCGGACGCCGAGATGGCGATGCTCGACCAGCACGGCACGACCGACCCGCTGGCCACCCTCGGCGCGGTGTCCGACGCGGCGCAGATCCGGGCGATGATCGACGTCGTACGCCGCACGCACGTGTCCGACCCGGTGAAGCAGTACGCGGTCGAGCTGGTCGCCTCCACCCGTCAGCATCCCGACCTGCGGCTCGGCGCGAGCCCGCGCGCGACGCTGCACCTGCTGCGCACGGCCCGCGCGGCCGCCGCGCTGGTCGGCCGCGAGTACGTGCTGCCCGACGACGTACAGACACTAGCCACACCGGTCCTGGCGCACCGGTTGCTGCCCAGCTCGGAGGCCCAGTCGCACCGCCGGACGGCCGAGCAGATCGTGCACGACCTCCTCCGCCGCGTCCCGGTGCCCACGGCCCGAGCGCACTGA
- a CDS encoding DUF58 domain-containing protein, whose product MFGALRGLTLRGRSFLAAGLASLGCALVLGENDLLRVAILLIALPLLSTVAVARTRYLMSCRRTLAPDRVPAGKPVKVTLTVENTSRLPTGVLLLEEQLPYALGSRPRFVLDRLWSRQSARVSYQARADVRGHYQLGPLQVRVTDPFGLCALNKSFTGTERLSVIPAAKPLPAVQLNGQRQGTGDNRGRTAAVHGEDDAATREYRIGDDLRKVHWRSTARVGSLMVRREEQPWHSRASLLLDTRANGHRGDGPGSSFEWSISAIASMAVHLYRRGYTLRTVTDVGADVETTRHTTDGPLMDLLAGVRLSHQRHFTDGITHLRKHGGDGFLIAVLGLLDDEAAGELAALPAGGRPCVALLMDATTWTRQAGEAEAMATRKTYEQSAHTLRGAGWRVVETRHGEPLDKLWRQATGRYNQVGGLLDVPSATGIGGPR is encoded by the coding sequence ATGTTCGGCGCGCTGCGTGGACTCACGTTGCGTGGCCGCAGCTTCCTGGCCGCCGGGCTGGCGAGCCTGGGGTGCGCGCTGGTGCTCGGTGAGAACGACCTGCTGCGGGTGGCGATCCTGCTGATCGCGCTGCCGCTGCTGTCGACGGTCGCGGTGGCGCGTACGCGCTATCTGATGTCCTGCCGCCGCACCCTGGCGCCGGACCGGGTGCCGGCCGGCAAACCGGTCAAGGTCACGCTGACGGTGGAGAACACCTCGCGGCTGCCGACCGGCGTGCTGCTGCTCGAGGAGCAGCTGCCGTACGCGCTCGGCAGTCGGCCGCGGTTCGTGCTCGATCGGCTCTGGTCGCGGCAGTCGGCCCGGGTGAGCTACCAGGCGCGCGCCGACGTGCGCGGCCACTACCAGCTCGGCCCGCTGCAGGTGCGGGTCACGGACCCGTTCGGCCTGTGCGCGCTGAACAAGTCGTTCACTGGCACCGAGCGGCTGTCGGTCATCCCGGCCGCCAAGCCGCTGCCGGCCGTACAGCTGAACGGCCAACGGCAGGGCACCGGCGACAACCGGGGTCGTACGGCCGCCGTGCACGGCGAGGACGACGCGGCGACCCGCGAATACCGGATCGGCGACGACCTGCGCAAGGTGCACTGGCGCTCGACCGCGCGAGTCGGCTCGCTGATGGTCCGCCGCGAGGAGCAGCCGTGGCACAGCCGCGCCAGCCTGCTGCTGGACACGCGCGCCAACGGCCACCGCGGCGACGGCCCCGGCTCCAGCTTCGAGTGGTCGATCTCGGCGATCGCGAGCATGGCCGTGCATCTCTACCGGCGCGGCTACACACTGCGTACGGTCACCGACGTCGGCGCGGACGTGGAGACGACCCGGCACACCACCGACGGTCCGCTGATGGACCTGCTCGCCGGCGTACGGCTGTCGCACCAGCGCCACTTCACCGACGGCATCACGCACCTGCGCAAGCACGGCGGCGACGGCTTCCTGATCGCCGTGCTCGGCCTGCTCGACGACGAGGCGGCCGGTGAGCTGGCCGCGCTGCCGGCCGGCGGCCGGCCGTGCGTCGCGCTGCTGATGGACGCCACCACCTGGACCAGGCAGGCCGGCGAGGCCGAGGCCATGGCGACCCGCAAGACGTACGAACAGTCCGCGCACACGCTGCGCGGCGCCGGCTGGCGCGTCGTGGAGACGCGGCACGGCGAGCCACTGGACAAGCTCTGGCGACAGGCGACCGGACGCTACAACCAGGTCGGCGGGCTGCTGGACGTGCCGTCGGCCACCGGGATCGGAGGACCCCGCTGA
- a CDS encoding amidase, whose product MSDPDEICCLTVRSLTAALRARELSAREVLDAHLARIERVNPTVNAIVTLVADQAMAKAAEADKLAASGEFLGPLHGVPVAHKDTNSTAGIRSTFGSPIFADFVPEIDDLVVARLRAAGVVSIGKTNVPEFGAGAHTFNQVFGATRNPYALDRSAGGSSGGAAAAVATGMQPIADGSDFGGSLRFPAAFCNVVGFRPSAGRVPAYPSALGWKWLPVDGPIARTVADAAFTLSVMAGPDVRSPLSLPEPGSVFAGPLDRDVTGLRVAFSTDLGQNLPVDPAVRAVVTDAAAVFERLGATVMEDCVDLSGANESFRALRAAAFAYDLGPNVDAHPELVKRTVRENVADGRRLSALDIMAAEEQRTVLYRRVREFFARYDVLLLPVSQLPPFDVDLEYPTEIDGVQTPHYLDWMRSCTDISATGLPALSVPGGFTADGLPVGVQLVGGWRGDLELLKVGHAFEQATGHGRRRPG is encoded by the coding sequence GTGTCCGACCCGGACGAGATCTGTTGTCTGACCGTACGGTCGCTGACCGCTGCACTGCGTGCGCGCGAGCTGTCCGCTCGTGAGGTGCTGGACGCGCACCTGGCGCGGATCGAGCGGGTCAACCCGACGGTCAACGCGATCGTCACGCTCGTCGCCGACCAAGCGATGGCGAAGGCCGCGGAGGCCGACAAGCTGGCCGCGAGCGGTGAGTTCCTCGGACCGCTGCACGGCGTGCCGGTGGCGCACAAGGACACCAACTCGACCGCCGGCATCCGGTCGACCTTCGGATCGCCGATCTTCGCCGACTTCGTGCCGGAGATCGACGACCTGGTGGTGGCGCGGCTGCGCGCGGCCGGCGTCGTGAGCATCGGTAAGACCAACGTGCCGGAGTTCGGCGCCGGCGCGCACACCTTCAACCAGGTCTTCGGCGCGACGCGCAACCCGTACGCGCTGGACCGGTCGGCCGGTGGCAGCAGCGGTGGAGCGGCGGCCGCGGTGGCCACCGGCATGCAGCCGATCGCCGACGGCAGCGACTTCGGTGGCTCGCTGCGGTTTCCGGCAGCTTTCTGCAATGTCGTCGGCTTCCGGCCGTCTGCCGGCCGCGTGCCGGCGTATCCGTCGGCGCTGGGCTGGAAGTGGCTGCCGGTCGACGGCCCGATCGCGCGTACGGTCGCCGACGCCGCTTTCACGCTGTCGGTGATGGCCGGTCCGGACGTACGCTCGCCGCTGTCGCTGCCAGAGCCGGGCTCGGTCTTCGCCGGTCCGCTGGACCGTGACGTCACCGGCCTGAGAGTCGCGTTTTCCACTGACCTCGGCCAAAACCTGCCGGTCGATCCGGCCGTACGCGCCGTGGTCACCGACGCGGCCGCGGTCTTCGAACGCCTCGGCGCGACCGTGATGGAGGACTGCGTCGACCTGTCCGGCGCCAACGAGAGTTTCCGTGCGCTGCGAGCCGCCGCCTTCGCCTACGACCTCGGACCGAACGTCGACGCGCATCCGGAGCTGGTCAAGCGGACCGTACGTGAAAACGTCGCCGACGGCCGGCGATTGTCGGCTCTGGACATCATGGCCGCGGAGGAGCAGCGCACCGTGCTCTATCGCCGCGTACGTGAGTTTTTCGCGCGTTACGACGTGCTCCTGCTGCCGGTCAGCCAGCTGCCGCCGTTTGATGTCGACCTGGAATATCCGACCGAGATCGACGGCGTGCAAACTCCGCATTACCTGGACTGGATGCGGTCCTGCACCGACATCTCCGCGACCGGCCTGCCGGCGCTGTCCGTCCCCGGCGGCTTCACCGCGGACGGACTGCCGGTCGGCGTACAGCTGGTCGGCGGCTGGCGCGGCGACCTCGAGCTCCTCAAGGTCGGCCACGCCTTCGAGCAGGCGACCGGACACGGCCGCCGCCGGCCCGGTTAG